A region of the Thamnophis elegans isolate rThaEle1 chromosome 1, rThaEle1.pri, whole genome shotgun sequence genome:
ACTGTGTAGTATTAATTccctgtatgattttttttttctttagacttTCAGTTACTGTGCTATAACATGAGCAGTCCAAAGTGTGGTTGGTCCTAGAACACCCATTGTTGCCTATTTGCAGAATTATTCAGAATATTCCCTATTATAAATAAATCCAATTATAATACAGCCTTTTGTACAGAAGCAACCATACCTCAAAACCTGAGGCTTTATTTATTAACCTCTGGCTAAAATGCAGACATGAAATTCCTGTATTTAAATGTCTGCCTAAGACAGCCACTTGGGAATGGCCTGTTGCTTTGCTATACATATAAGATTTCCTCCATGCAAAtgcatgttaattttgcatcGACCTGATAAAAATCACTTCCGACGAACCCTTGTAGCACACACTCTACTGAAGAATTAAGGAGTAATTTTGTGAATATCACCTCTTAGTTGAGATAACATCAGGCAGATATTTTGCTTGAGGCTGAAGACTCCATtctccattttaattattttaaaaaatattctaactGAAAACATTTAATTGGAAatctgggatgctgcaaagtgAAACTTCATCTCTGTACTTTATTTTGTGTCCACTTTGAGCCAATTCTGTATCATAGGCATTCCTAAAAGATAATTGACCAGGAGTTGCAATCAAATGTTGTATTTGAAACTCTGCTGAAGTgatccaggaaagaaagaaagaaagaaagaaagaaagaaagataggaatAAGCAGAGTTGAGAATGAATGTCCTGTGAGATTAGATGGGATGGCAATGAACACCCTCTACTTTGATTTAAGGGCCTGGTTTCTGGTTGACCACATATATGTCATGTTCTCAGCATTGCAAATATGCCCTCTGGCTTTATGTGCTACAAGGGCAATTATTcttaagaaaattttaaaaatgggcaaGGTGTTGGTTTCACCCATGCTGTTAGTAGAAAGCTCTCTCCTTAAAGATAATCCAATTATTTCAACCCTGTGGAATAAGGAAGAGTGATTCAATCTACTCAGTTATGGCCATTGAAACATGGCCATAGAAGGCAAGGATAAATTGTAAAGAATGCAGTCTGGCCTGTCCATTTTATCCTGAAAAGGACGTGAACCATTGACATTTTGACACCCCAGGAAGATGTAAAATTAATCTGGGAAAGACCACAGATACTGGAGGCGCCATTTATGTGCAATGGAGGTTTGAAATATGACAGATATGTTGCTTGATCATGGAGAAGTTAAAacacttttgcttttttaaagaggcatttTATTTTGGACCTTTCTCTGCATAGATATCCATAGATTACCATGAAACTGTCAAAATGATGAATTATAACCTTCGTTTACATCCAATGAAATTACATTAACTAACCTGAAAACCCACAAATCTTTCAAAACACTTTTTTCCTCACCTGACGCACCTGTTTTCTCCACATTCCCGAGAGAAACATTGTTTGCTTTGTTCAAGTCTTCAAAATGCAGGTCTTCATAATGTTCAATACAAAGTCGCCTATCAATCTGATACAGCAACGCAGGGCAGATAAGTAAACAAGCTGGGAGAAATTGGAGAACTGGGGCGAAGACCATAATGGCTTAGCAGCTGTGTGACATTTAAGCACTGCAAACAAATTAGGAAGAAGACAATTAAGCAGGTTCCACCGTTAAAGGCATACTTAGTTACTCAAAGTGTCCCAAAATTACACGGTCTCTTCTGTAATTTGAACTGCTACCTAGCCCATGAACCATCATATATTATTGAAGGAACTGGGAATATAAATGTTGAGCAAACTATCCATTGTGTTTTCTGGAGTGGAAATTGAATTTATTCATTACATCTACGGagaattttaaaagattaaaccTAAATTCAGAAAATGTTCGTGCATATTAAAATCCTTCCttggaacaatagcaatagcaagttagacttatataccgcttcatagggctttcagccctctctaagcggtttacagagtcagcatattgcccccaacaacaatccgggtcctcattttacccacctcggaaggatggaaggctgagtcaaccttgagcctggtgggatttgaacagctgaactgctgaactgcagtcagctgaagtagcctgcagtgctgcatttaaccactgcgccaccttggctctggaacAGTAATGTAAACAGTATCATTGGCTGATTcaaatgacatttcatttcaacCAGTCAAGGATGATTAAATATTTGCCttgtatgtttttaaaagcaTACAAGATTAGTAGGTTAACCAGTTCATCAAGGAAGAAAGTTCAAAAATTGAtcctataaacaaataaaaaatacctTGGATTTATCCTGGAATAACCTAAATAGCTACGTAGATAAGTATTTTTCCTCCTTTATTAAACATTAGTCATGCTCAATAACGCCATCTAAAGCAAGTATCTATCTACCGATATAAGTCCTTAGCTATATAAACCCTTATTTaggtccccccccctccttttattcaattgtgtccaattctcagagacggactggacaagtccttgcagttttcttggcaaaggtttttcagaagttgtttgtctttgcctgcttcctaggatgGAGACAGTTgggtggcccaaggtcacccaactggctttgtgcccaaggcaggattCGAACTCCATCTCCCTGTTTCTAGATTGATGCCTTCACCCCTACATTAAACTGGCTCTCTAGTTCTTCCTTCGTTACACACAATTCTATAGAATTGCAACTTCTGACATTCATAAGTCATCACAAAGTTGGCTCTGGGGCAAAAAGTTGGGGAAGGAAAGATTCATCATGTTCCTTTTGGGCTCATACAGACCTCTTCAGAAGAATGCTCATCTTCATTATGGTTCTTGTGATTAGCATGCTTCCCCATGCTGATTTGTTTATCAGGCGCTTCTCGTTTGCTGGTATGTCGATATCCATCCCCACTGGCAGGATTTGGATCCTGATGTCCATGAGTAGCTGAATGATCATTATTATTGTGTTCATGAACGCGTGCATGTGGGAAAGGCACATCATGCACATGGTCATGTTTGTGGACATGATTATGttcatattgttcatttgagtcaTGATTGAGAGTAAAATCTTGTACTGTAACTCTTGAAACTTCCCTGTTCTTCATTTTCCACCATTTCTTACGGTGCGTACGTAGTTTCGTTCAAGCTGTTCCTGAGTAGTATTGGTCTCCGTGGAAGGCTCGTGACTTGGTTCCCCATGATCACTGGTGTTAATGGAATCATTGTGAGACTGATGAGTAGCGTTATGGTCCATGTGGCGATGCGCATGACGGCGGTGATGATGCTTGTGGTGTCCGTGAGCGTTAGAGTCATGAGCATGTCTACCATCAGGCTTCAAAGATGATTCTGTAACTTCTTTCACTGGATCGCACACCTGGCTCCTTTTGCCAGACCCTTCGTTTGCAGTCTGTTTTTCTGAGCTGGGATGATTATGGGAATGAGGATGGTTGTGGGAATGAGAACGCTTTCCTTCTTGTGTATCTAGTACATCTAAGTAAGAAACATAATCGTGGCCAATGTCCTCATGATTTATTTCTACTATTTTAATTTCTCCAAGGCCAAGGCTCATCATCAATTTCTCCAGGCCACAAACGACACCTTTCCATTCTCACCGTAACGATTAAAGAGTTTTTCATGTAGTATTTCTGTTTTAACTTCAGCTTCCTTACTTGGTTCAGGCTCGGTCCTTTCATTTCCGAGATTTGACAGTCATTGTGGCTATGTTCACCTTCATGGCAATGGTGACATGATGGAAGACAAATGTCAGCAAACAATGAGGCAAAATTGTGTGTGCCTATGGACCTTCATTTCTGTTTTCtgcaaggaagaaaatgaaagccCCATCTGTTAATTTCTTTTGGGATGGTGCTGAATTACCTGTAGCAATAATTGTAGTTTAAAGTGATAGGAACTGGTagttattaattaaaataaactatttaGAATAAACATGTATGCAACTATGTAAGATGAATATAGGAACCAGACCATGAcactaataaaatatataaaaataatctttACCAATAATTACATTTTAAGTGATTTATTTGTAAATCAAACAATTATAGCTATGCCTATACAATTTCTTGGCCACTATCAAAAAGCAAATGGAAGGTATAATCAAATTGGAAAAGTACATTCAAATTCCTATTTATGTATGGAAAAGTAATCAGTTTTCAAATCTCTGATAATATAGGTATTAGCTATCCACCAATTTCTTTAATGTGATAAATAATAttcaaatgagaaaaaatgaaataaaagcaagaaaattAGATTTATTGAATTAAATGTCTTTGGGGCCAAACATGTTTTCCAAAGAGCTCATTTTTCTTATTAAAATGTCCATTCATTAGAAGACTGCCTGAAGACTTCCAGGAGCACCATCATTAAAAAATTAGAACTGTTTTTAATATATGAACACATTAAGAAACATGCCGATCTTAAGTAGAAAATTTTGAAGAAAATCTCTTTTTCAAACATAACTTCCTTAAAACACAGAATTACAAATTGCaggtcattgattttttttaaacatgtttaTTTGCAGCTTTCTTTTCACCCGATACATATTTTGTGAACAGTGTATTGACTGAGGCAAATCTTTTTTAAACAATGCTAACAGTAATAATACAAATAAGTATGTGTAATTTtaatcttccaacttcaacaataCTATTCTCTTTATAATTCTTGTTTttcccattaattcatttaaacctAGATAACATTTCTTTCAGCCATAGATTTGTTAGCGCCAACTAAATTAATAATATTCAACATTTTAAGAATTACTCATTATTCCACTATAACTTCAATATTCAAAATGTGTAGGATTATTAATAAAGCcatattaacaatatttaatcaATCCCAGAAGTGTAACTCAAAATCCTCACATATTTCTAATCCTTAATATTTTAAACACACAATATACTTTAACACACTATTAAAGTTGATAATACAATAAGATTACTTAATtctaaatttcatcatttttaattaTAAGTTGTATTATCTGttaatatgtataatatatatatatatatatatatatatatatatatatatatatatatatatatatgctatatttatgctgataaataaatatataaatatgctga
Encoded here:
- the LOC116521119 gene encoding LOW QUALITY PROTEIN: zinc transporter ZIP10-like (The sequence of the model RefSeq protein was modified relative to this genomic sequence to represent the inferred CDS: inserted 7 bases in 6 codons), which translates into the protein MKVHRHTQFCLXCLLTFVFHXCHHCHEGEHSHNXLSNLGNERTEPEPSKEAEVKTEILHEKLFNRYGENGKVSFXGLEKLMMSLGLGEIKIVEINHEDIGHDYVSYLDVLDTQEGKRSHSHNHPHSHNHPSSEKQTANEGSGKRSQVCDPVKEVTESSLKPDGRHAHDSNAHGHHKHHHRRHAHRHMDHNATHQSHNDSINTSDHGEPSHEPSTETNTTQEQLERNYVRXRKKWWKMKNREVSRVTVQDFTLNHDSNEQYEHNHVHKHDHVHDVPFPHARVHEHNNNDHSATHGHQDPNPASGDGYRHTSKREAPDKQISMGKHANHKNHNEDEHSSEECLNVTQLLSHYGLRPSSPISPSLFTYXCPALLYQIDRRLCIEHYEDLHFEDLNKANNVSLGNVEKTGASAWICGIISITVISLLSLLGVILIPIINQGCFKFLLTFLVALAVGTMSGDALLHLLPHSQGAHNHSHHEGQGHQHEHPHLHGHSHDHGGSVQNFLEEYDAVLKGLVALGGIYLLFIIEHCIRMYKHYKNKGITHLLEYCTSFVEI